Genomic segment of Cytophagia bacterium CHB2:
TCTGGTGAAGCACGATACGCTGCAATACAAACCCGAAGCAGCGCCGGCAACCGGCCGCTACAACACCGTTTCGATCCCATTTCCGGCGCCTGCCATTCGCATTGAAGACACGCGTGCGGCGGCCAACCGGATCATTTGGGGTCCGCAGGTCGAAGCCTTCACTTCACCGCGCTTGCATGCGGCCTTCAGTCACTACGAGGTGATGCGCGCGCCTCATCCTTTGGGTCCCTGGACGATCATCGATTCCGTGTCGGCGGGAGATCCGCGCTACTTCCGCAACGGCGAATATGATGTGCTCGATCCCAACAGCAATCTCGGGGATAATGTTGCATATGCCGTGGTCACGGTGGATCAACTGGGCGGGAGAAGCGGCATGACGAATTTGACGACACACGAAACGCAGGCGCCTCCGGCTGAATCTCTCGGGAAGGTTTATGTCGTGCCCAATCCGCTGATCGTGACGAGCGGTTTGACGGGTTCGGATCCGGGTGGAGAGATCAACGATCGCATTCAGTTTCTGGGATTGACGAAGCGTTGCACCATCAGAATTTTCTCTTACACCGGGCAGTTGATCATCACGCGCGAGCATGACCGGGAAACGTACGGCAATCCCTGGTATCAACTCAGCATCAACAATCAAATCATCGCTTCTGGGGTGTATTACTTTGTCGTCGAAGACCGCGA
This window contains:
- a CDS encoding T9SS C-terminal target domain-containing protein gives rise to the protein LVKHDTLQYKPEAAPATGRYNTVSIPFPAPAIRIEDTRAAANRIIWGPQVEAFTSPRLHAAFSHYEVMRAPHPLGPWTIIDSVSAGDPRYFRNGEYDVLDPNSNLGDNVAYAVVTVDQLGGRSGMTNLTTHETQAPPAESLGKVYVVPNPLIVTSGLTGSDPGGEINDRIQFLGLTKRCTIRIFSYTGQLIITREHDRETYGNPWYQLSINNQIIASGVYYFVVEDRDTGARSSGKFVVIH